The window ATAGATAGTATTCAAAATTTTTTAGGTTCTTACTGGATTGATGATAGAAAACTTTTAGGAATAAAAGGTGGAACAAGGACTGAGGAAATTCCTAATGTGTGTATTTATGATACAGAAAATAAGTCATTTGAAATTTTGAGTAATAATATTGATAGTAATGAAAAAATATATTTAGATATGGAAGGAATTACAAAAGATAATAGATATGTTTTATATAGAAAAGAAATTAAAAATGGTAATAAAGTAAATATATATCTTTTGGATTTAAAAACAAAAACGGAAAAGAAAATAGATGAGATAAAGGATACTAGATGGAATTTAGTTTCGTTTACAGATGAAAATGAAATTATGGGCAGAGAAGGCATGAAAATATATATGTATGATTTTAATGGTAGTAAATCTCAGATAAACCTTCCAGAAGAATTAGTAGATAAAATGAATGACTTTAGTAAATTAACATTTGAAGAATTTTTAGAAAAAGCAACTAATGGGAAACAAATTAATGAAGCATTAAAAAAAAGATACAAAAAATCATATGAAATGCAAAAACAAAATAATAAAATACAACGTATATTTAAAAAAGGCGATGAAATTTATATAAAAACATATAATGAGGTACCATTTTTATATAATTTAAAAACTAATAATTACAAAGAATTAACAGAGTCAGAAGCAAAAAAGTTTTGTTGTGAAGAAATTGAAAAAAATAAAGTTAAAAGAAAAGATATAAAAAAGAATATAGAAAGAAAAAAAAATGAGGAAACTAAAAATTATGAACTTTGGGAATTAGATTCAAATGGTAAACAAAAGAAATTAATAGCTAAGGCTCCCATGATTGAGCATTATGAAGTTTCACCAGATAGTAGTAAAGTAGTGTATTCAATTCCTTTAGAAAATATTGATGAAGCAAATATATTTGTTTATGATCTAAACTCAGGGAAAAGTACTAAAGTTTTTCAAAAACCTAGAGGAGGTATATGCTGGGATAATACTTCGAAAAAATTCTATATGAGATCGACAAGATATACATCTACTACAGCAGAAGAGGCTATAAGCCCAGAAAACTATTGGGTAACAATTGTAGTATCATTAAATTAATACGGAAACAAGAAGAGCCACATGTTGGAATTAATATCCATCATGTAGCTCTTTTTTATTTTGTAAAAGAGTGTCACAAACTATATAGTTAATTTGTTATATATATGAAAGCTAAATTAAGGAGCTGAAAAGATGGATTCTGTAGAGAATATAGTAAATGAAATTCGAAATGGACATGTTGAAAAATATGAAATACTAATTGAAAAATATCAAAAACAACTTTATAGATATATTTATTATATGGTGGGTGATGTACATGAGGCAGAGGATATACTTCAAGAGGTATTTCTAAAAGCATATGAAAAAGTTAATAGTTATGAGATAGCAAACTCTTTTTCTGCATGGTTGTATAAAATTGCATATAATCAGTCAATCAATTTTATTAGAAAAAGAAATATTATCAAATTCGTTGATAAGTTTGATTTTAACAAAGTAATAGAAAAAAATTCTTGTACTGATATACATATAGATAACGGATTTGATAAAAATATTGAGATCGTACTATCTAGATTAACCCCAAATGAGAAAAACTTGCTGATATTGAGAATATTTGAAGACAAAAGTTATGAAGAAATCGGTATTATATTTAATAAAAAATCGGCTACGGTTAGAAAAAAATATGAAAGAGCAAGAAAGAAATTTCAAAAGTATTATGAAGGAATAGGAGGGGGAGAGAATATTGAAAAATATGAGACTGGAATCTAAAATAAAAGATCATTTTAATGGTGTATCCATACCTGAAGTTGATGTTAGTAATAAAGTGATGAATAGAATAATTAATCCAACATTAAAAACTAATATATTCATAAAGAAAAAGTATGCAATAATTGCTTTATCAGTAATATTTATAATAACCACAGGATTTGCAGTAAGTAAACTTATAACCATGAAAGACAAAGAAGGTAATATTTTGTGGACCTATAATGAAGGCACTAACGAATATGCCCATCTTAATAAAATGATGGATGATAAACAAACGAAATTAAAATTAAAGCCAGGAGAATCAGTTGCACTTTATGTTAATAAGGATAATCCTAGTGAATTTATGAGAATTATCTCAGAACCGATTATAACTAATGAATTTTCAGAAATACAAAAGAACATGTCTGATTACTTAAAATTTCCAGAAGTCTTGCTTCAAAAATATAATTTCACTGAAGGACGAATCAGTAAAGAACCTAAAGATGTGAATACAGAAGAAATATTTAGAGAAGCAGCTAAAACTACTACATATGATAATCCAGTATTTGTGAAATATATTGATCTTTCCGATAATGTAACAGGAATAGGTACTACTTATAGTGATGGTGTAAATACAATAAATATTAATATGTTCCCGTGGATTGGAAATGACATAATATCATACGAAGAAAATTCTAGTAAAAAACAAAAGATTGAATTAGAAGATTATGAAGTGCTTTATGAAGAAGAAGAAAACAATAAACGTGTTTTTTGGATTAAAAATGAAGTTTATTATACTATAAGTTCACATTCAAAGGAAGTATCAATCCAGAATTTAATAAAAATAGCAGATACAATTATAAAGCTTAATGAATAGAGATAAATAAGAGTATGTAATTACATACTCTTATTTAAATACTTTAACTATATAGATATATTTTTCTTTATTATAAAAAAGAGGATTGTTGGCTTATATATAATAATTACTTAGTGACAGGTTGTGCATATTTAAATTTTATATTTCCATTATACTTAGGGATAAAAATTTTATCAGATTTTTTTATATCTACCCCTATCCCAAACATATCTTTTCTGATATTTAATTCATTTTCAGTTGATTTTAAAGTTGATTCTAAAGAATTTGGATTTCCAATTGCCTTGATAACGAAAGGCGGTTCGTACTCATGTTCATTGATTTTAATCTTCATGCCTTTAGCTTTTATCTTACTTAGAGTATTCAATCTTTCATCGTTTATAGATATAGCTTCTGCTCCAGCATTTTCTAAATCATTTACTATATAAATAAGATCTTGATCATGAACAATATAATTAACTTTATCTTCCGTAGAATTATTGGAAAAATTCTCACTGTCTGTTAGCGTTATGATAACGCCTTTTCCTTGTACATCTACTGTTCCTGCAATTATTTGGTTCGATTTTAATTCTTTTGTTAGTTCATTATACTGACTGTTATTCTTTACATTTAACAAAGTCACAAAAACTGTAAATAAAATAAATATGATTGCAATAATTGACCATTTTAAATGTTTTTCTTTGACCATTGAACTCATAGTAATTCACCTTCTTATCTAAATTTTATATACTGCATTGGAATATTTAAACATAATTTAAACTGAAAAGCAATAACCATATCGTCAATTGTATATTTCATTTCGTAAAATTCCATTATTGTAGAATATGGAAGTTTTAATATAGAAAAAATAAATACAATACATACTTACTATAGAAAAAACCTATTATATTATTTTTAGACCGTATGGTATACTTCAAATGTAGAATAACATAAGAAAAGGAGATGCTTATATATGAAAAAAATATACTTAATAGTAGTTGCGATTTTAACTGTAATATTAGCAGCTGGATGCACTAATACAAATGTAAGTGATAATAATGGTGAAGCTAATACAACTGAAAAATACACTAGTAATGATTACATAGTTGAGGCTGATTGGCTAAATGATAATTTAAATAAAGATGATGTATTAATACTTGATACAAGATCAGAAAAAGAATATAAAAAAGGTCATATACCTGGTGCTATAAATGTATCTTGGACTCAATTTGCAGATGTAAGCAATAAACCTGGAGATAAAGGTTGGGGTGTAGTTCTTGAAAGTGAAAAACTATCTGAGAAGTTATCAGAAGTAGGTATAGATGATAAGAAGACTATAGTTGCTTATTCTGATAATAAGAATGGATGGGGAGAAGACGGAAGAATAGTTTGGATGCTTAGAATGGCTAATTTAGAAAATACTAAAATGCTAAATGGTGGATGGCAGTATTGGAACGTAAAAGGTTATGAGGTATCTAAAGAGGAAGGTAATATTGTAAAAACTGACTTTAAAGTAGAGTCTTTTGATAAATCTTTAAATGCTGATACAGATTGGATTAATGAAAATTTAGGAAAAATAAAGGTAGTAGATAGTAGAGATTCATCAGAGTATGATGGTGCTGTTAAATATGGAGAAAAAAGAGGAGGACATATTCCAGGATCTATAAATATAGTATATACAGACTTATTTAAAGAAGATGGAAGAATCAAGAGCCAAGAAGATCTTGAAAAAATGTTTGAAGCAGCAGGAATAAATAAGGATGATACTATTGTATCTTATTGCACAGGTGGAATTCGTTCAGCTTATATAACTATGATATTTAAGATGACTGGATATAAAAAATCAATGAATTACGATGCTTCTTTTTATGAATGGGCTGGAGATGAAAGTTTAAAATTGGAAAAATAATATTATTAAAAAAAGCCTTCTATACGTTTTAGTGTTGCATCAATACAATATTTTTGTATTGACATTATAGAAAAAGAACTTAGTGGAAATTTTATTTCTGCTAAGTTCTTTTTTGATTTATTTTATATTTTAACGATAATATTTGAATTAGATTAATGCATGCTTTACCTAATTATTTAATTTATTAATGTTATAAATGTTATTAATAAGCAGAAGCGCTTATTTAAGCGCTTTTATGCTAATTTTAATATTCCTAGTATAATTAATATGCCTCCTGCTATCCAAAATGTTTTTATATTTTTAACATATAATTTAAACTTCTTACCTAGAGTCGTACCTAAGGGAATTGATAATAAATTAAAAATAAAGACAAAGATAATAACCTCCAAATAATTAACATTAGCTATGGCACTACCAAAACCTACTCCAAGTGAGTCAAGTGAAAGTGCAATACCTAGACATAGAGATTCTTTGAAATCTATATTTTCTGAGATATCTTTATTAACTACTTCGTTATCAGGTGAAATATTTACTGTGATTTCTAATCTTGATAATTTTATATTAATTAGATTTTTGTCATTGTTCTCTTTCTTTTGGATATATAAATGTTTTATATATCCGTCTATTATTAAAGAACAGCCTAACCCAACTAATATTAGAAAGCTTAAAATAGTTGTAAGGTTATTAGGTAATAATGTTTCTAGTATATTTCCTAAAATTATAGAAACTGTAAGAACACATACTGATATAAAACTTATTATTATCAATGAAATTTTAGGGAATTTAATGTTTTTCATTCCGTAGGATAATCCTATCGCAAAAGCATCTATACATATTGCTATAGCAATCAAAAATGACTCAGTTATTTTAATCACATCCTTTAATATTCATGCTTTTATCATCAATATTATAGTATTCTGAGAGTGTTAAGATGTGATATATAATATAAATATAAAAACCTACAATTAGAAAAATAATATTTACATGTTTTCATAAGTATGATAAAATTGTATCAAATCAAATAAGAATATATTAACCATGAAGGTAATAAATCCCGTAGGAATATGGGATTATACATTCGTGGTTTTTTTGTGCAAAAAAAATAAAGGGGGATAAATATGAAAAGAAAAATTTTAAGTTTATTTTTGAGTATTGCTATGGTTGTAGTGATGTTAACTGGATGTGGTTCTACTACACAAGATCAATCTAGTAATGATGGACAAGCAGAGAAGGTATTGACGTATGGTACAGGTAATGTAAGTGAAACTGGAAGAATCAATCCAGCACTTGATGAACATGCAGAAATACACAAACTTATATTCACAGGACTTACTAAACATGATAAGGATGGAAAGGTTGTACCTGATTTAGCTAAAGAGTGGAGTTTTGATGAGAGCACTAATACATATGATTTTGTACTTAATGAAGGAGTTAAGTGGCACGATGGTGAAGAATTTACAGCAGAAGATGTTAAGTTTACAATAGATAGCATAAAGAATCCTGACAATTCTTCTGAGATAGCATCAAATTATGAAGAGATAGAGAGTGTTGAAGTTGTGGACAAGTATAATGTGAAATTGCATTTAAAAGCTCCATGCGTTGCTATACTTGATTATTTATCTGTTGGAATGCTTCCTAAGCATTTATTAGAGGGTAAGGATCTAAATACTGATGAGTTTAATCAAAATCCAATTGGAACAGGACCTTATAAGTTTGACAAGTGGGAGTCAGGACAATACATACAGTTATCATCAAATAAAGATTATTACAATAATGTACCTAAGATTGATAAGGTAATATTTAAGATTATAAAAGATGAAAAGGTTAGAGCTATGCAGTTAAAATCAGGTGAAATTGATTTAGCTCAGCTTGAACCAAAGGATATAGAAGTTTTTGAAGGTATTGAAGGTATTAAATTATATAAAGAAAAGACTGCTGACTATAGAGGAGTAATGTACAATTTTAATAATGACTTATTCAAGAATAAAGAAGTTATTAAGGCATTAAACTATGCGGTTAATAGACAAGATATAATAGATAGCGTACTTAATGGTATGGGAAAAGTAGCTTACGGACCTTTACAAATGAGTCCATACAACAATGAAAATGTTGAAAAATATGAATGTGATCCTCAAAAATCAAAAGATATATTAGTTCAAGATGGTTGGAACTTGAATTCTGATAATATTTTTGAAAAAGATGGAAAGACATTATCTTTTAGATTAACTTGCTTTGAAGGAGATCCAGTAAGAGTTAATATGGCAAATATAGTGAGTCAACAATTTAAGAAAATAGGTGTAGATGCAAACGTTGATATACAATCAGAAGTAGACTGGGGAAATTTAGAGGCATTTTTAATAGGATGGGGAAGCCCATATGATCCAGATGATCATACTTATAAGGTATTCCATTCTTCTCAAATAGAATCTGGAATGAACTTAAATGCATATTCGAATCCAAAAGTAGATGAGCTTATAACTAAGGGAAGAACTACTCTTAAAGAAGAAGATAGAAAGCCGTACTACATGGAGTTCCAAAAGGAATTAGCTCTTGACCCACCATTTACATTCTTAGCTTATATAGATGCTGTTTATGGAGCTAAAGATAGTATTGTTGGTATGGAAGATACAGTTCTTGGACATCATGGAATAGGATTTTTATGGAATATAGAGGATTGGGATATTAAGTAAATAGGTTTACATTCTATGGTATTTATGCTATGATATAATTGATTAAGATGTTAATCATGAAGATTATATTCTAACGAATGTACGCCATGAAGGCAAGAAATCCTATAAGGATTTTGCTTTCATGGCTTTTTTTATACATAAGAAGGAGTGGACACCTTAAAATGATGAAATTTATTTTTAAAAAAATTAGAGAATCTATATTAACTATAATAATATTATCATTTGGGGTATTTATGATTTCACATTTAGCTCCAGGAGATCCTCTTGCATCAGTATATGGATCTGGTGTAGAAAGACTTTCAAGTGAGTTAAGAGAACAGGCTATAGATGATTTGGGACTTAATAAGCCATTGATGTATCAATATGGAATTTGGGTTACAAATTCTATAAAAGGTGATTTAGGATATTCATATAAGTATAAGATGCCAGTTAAAGATGTTATAAAAACTCATTTGCCAAATACGGTTTTATTAATAGGTCTTTGTCTTAGCCTAACATTTATATTATCTATAGTACTTGG is drawn from Tepidibacter hydrothermalis and contains these coding sequences:
- the ytaF gene encoding sporulation membrane protein YtaF, translated to MIKITESFLIAIAICIDAFAIGLSYGMKNIKFPKISLIIISFISVCVLTVSIILGNILETLLPNNLTTILSFLILVGLGCSLIIDGYIKHLYIQKKENNDKNLINIKLSRLEITVNISPDNEVVNKDISENIDFKESLCLGIALSLDSLGVGFGSAIANVNYLEVIIFVFIFNLLSIPLGTTLGKKFKLYVKNIKTFWIAGGILIILGILKLA
- a CDS encoding RNA polymerase sigma factor, which codes for MDSVENIVNEIRNGHVEKYEILIEKYQKQLYRYIYYMVGDVHEAEDILQEVFLKAYEKVNSYEIANSFSAWLYKIAYNQSINFIRKRNIIKFVDKFDFNKVIEKNSCTDIHIDNGFDKNIEIVLSRLTPNEKNLLILRIFEDKSYEEIGIIFNKKSATVRKKYERARKKFQKYYEGIGGGENIEKYETGI
- a CDS encoding ABC transporter substrate-binding protein yields the protein MKRKILSLFLSIAMVVVMLTGCGSTTQDQSSNDGQAEKVLTYGTGNVSETGRINPALDEHAEIHKLIFTGLTKHDKDGKVVPDLAKEWSFDESTNTYDFVLNEGVKWHDGEEFTAEDVKFTIDSIKNPDNSSEIASNYEEIESVEVVDKYNVKLHLKAPCVAILDYLSVGMLPKHLLEGKDLNTDEFNQNPIGTGPYKFDKWESGQYIQLSSNKDYYNNVPKIDKVIFKIIKDEKVRAMQLKSGEIDLAQLEPKDIEVFEGIEGIKLYKEKTADYRGVMYNFNNDLFKNKEVIKALNYAVNRQDIIDSVLNGMGKVAYGPLQMSPYNNENVEKYECDPQKSKDILVQDGWNLNSDNIFEKDGKTLSFRLTCFEGDPVRVNMANIVSQQFKKIGVDANVDIQSEVDWGNLEAFLIGWGSPYDPDDHTYKVFHSSQIESGMNLNAYSNPKVDELITKGRTTLKEEDRKPYYMEFQKELALDPPFTFLAYIDAVYGAKDSIVGMEDTVLGHHGIGFLWNIEDWDIK
- a CDS encoding DUF881 domain-containing protein, coding for MSSMVKEKHLKWSIIAIIFILFTVFVTLLNVKNNSQYNELTKELKSNQIIAGTVDVQGKGVIITLTDSENFSNNSTEDKVNYIVHDQDLIYIVNDLENAGAEAISINDERLNTLSKIKAKGMKIKINEHEYEPPFVIKAIGNPNSLESTLKSTENELNIRKDMFGIGVDIKKSDKIFIPKYNGNIKFKYAQPVTK
- a CDS encoding sulfurtransferase, coding for MKKIYLIVVAILTVILAAGCTNTNVSDNNGEANTTEKYTSNDYIVEADWLNDNLNKDDVLILDTRSEKEYKKGHIPGAINVSWTQFADVSNKPGDKGWGVVLESEKLSEKLSEVGIDDKKTIVAYSDNKNGWGEDGRIVWMLRMANLENTKMLNGGWQYWNVKGYEVSKEEGNIVKTDFKVESFDKSLNADTDWINENLGKIKVVDSRDSSEYDGAVKYGEKRGGHIPGSINIVYTDLFKEDGRIKSQEDLEKMFEAAGINKDDTIVSYCTGGIRSAYITMIFKMTGYKKSMNYDASFYEWAGDESLKLEK